In Vicia villosa cultivar HV-30 ecotype Madison, WI linkage group LG7, Vvil1.0, whole genome shotgun sequence, the DNA window caactcagccAGAGATGGAAGATTTCTTCCttgaatccatgcaggatcaacagaagattgagctttgacACAAGACTTCAAATAGCGCTTAACAGACTtgtcaagctcttctttgaacaagtgAGAAAAACTCTCAACAGGGactcttctagtcagaatatctggataTATTCTTGGAGctgaagttaccttctcaatcagaagcatcctttgtaaatcaaaagcattcagaatgtgtccttgaatgacagttaagaacttgggCGTACCAACAACTCTCAGAAGATccaacaagtcactttctatcagaatgtctgaaatcattctggcaagaggaatggtgttcttcttgaaatctggatacttcttgcgttcttcatctcttgattcttcaatatttgtcttcaaatgttgaaataaaATGCTTGAAAGATTAATCTTagtaccttttccaatgcagaaaagtacatacttctgatcctgattaaCATACGTAGAAGCAAGAGATCGCTTTCTATGATAAAtagatcccagaataatctcagcctaAACTCTGTAGAAAGGCTTCAACGAagtagtttgatgagatgcagATCCAGAAGAAGTAGACACTTCTTTATCAACTTtttcccaatcaactctaccaggaagagcacctgtgaTTCCTTCAGAGTCAACAAGACTATAAagcttccttatcatcttctcagtcacaaccacttcatgccctaatacGAAGGAGATAACAGCAGTTtgagtaactgttgcatgagtccagaaatccatcaccaagagaggataaactggtccaaccaatctctCAAAGTAGTTTGACCACCCTTGTGCCAGCATTGCAGCCTTtgttttgaaatcatgttcccacagattttcaaaatctaccattGTTTCGCAGAGAACTTCTAGTTCATTTGAAGGAATAGAACAAGTCATCAAAGGAGCGTAgccatatttgtgttgaacaagatgtgctgaagacattttttgttgagtacttgaggatgaaagcatgaagtcactctgagattcggtttagaaactagggtttatgcaacaacgagagagggagagagacaatgaatgaagagagagaatgtaaaatgATGAATTGATATGAAGACGagtttatatagagacggatttgaaaagaaatgcaatatgtgtttgaatgaacatgattacagaaaaacatggaatcaaatgcatttaatgagaaatgacgttaggagagataacgtaatattcgaaatgatttgcacagttacctagggcggcatctCCTCAACTGCATGCGTGcttgtccaaaaagagtgaacacgtgCTCATcttctggaaaactggtgacagttgttttgctttaaaagagatcctGAATCAACATAGATAATGAAACGTtggtaataacagaatcagaacttctaattgatcaacatcagaacttcttataagaagataaaacaaaaccatttcagaactaatccatacgtcagaacttctcatcttctcattatgggcataaatccatacaaatattcttcagaataaacttaaacctatcttcagcaaggggttttgtaaagatatcagcccattgatggtctgtatcaacaaagttcaaagatagaacacccttctgaacatagtccctaatgaaatgatgtttgatctcaatatgtttagctttggaatgtaagattggattcttagataaacatatagcagaagtattatcacagaagatagaaatgttactctcatatatctgataatcttctagctgactcttcatccagagcatctgtgtactacatccagcagcagaaacatattctgcttcaatagtagagagggcaatggtagcttgcttcttactgtaccaggagatcagatgacttccaagaaattgacaacttccagaagtactctttctttcaattctatctccagcgtaatcagcatcacagtatcctactaagttgtactctttagatcttctatagactaaagcaacattagtagtacctttcagatacctcagaattctcttaacaactgttaagtgagattctctaggatctgattggaatcttgcacacagacaaacactgaatagaatgtcaggtctagaagcagtgagatatagaagagatccaatcatacctctgtacaacttctgatccaccttcttacttacctcatccttacctaggacacacgttggatgcataggagttttggcttctttacttgagttctcccatcatgctcatctcgaactcagcctgcatagacttagcaaactcctttccaagtgtagcattagaggttccaaagataatatcatcaacataaatttgacaaattaaaatatctttcataaaggttttacagaagagagtagtatccacttgtcctctagtgaaaccattgttcaaaagacaagaacttaatctttcataccaagctctaggagcttgcttcaatccatacaatgatttctttaatttgaaaacatgttctggagacttagagtcttcaaaaccaggaggttggtggacatacacTTCCtcttctatataaccatttaagaaggcactcttaacatccatctgatatagagtgatgttatgttgagcggcaaaagaaatcaataagcgaatagattctaacctgtccactagtgcaaaggtttctgtatagtcaatcccttcttgctgactatagccctgagcaaccagtctagctttgtttcttacaaattctcctttttcgcttaacttgtttctgaagacctacttggttccaatgatgttgaaccCTTTTGGtataggaacaagatcccatacatcattccttgtaaactattttagttcttcttgcatggcaattatccagtctgtaacttctagagcttgatcaacagaagttggctcgatcagagaaacaagacctaattgaccttctgcattgttctttaggaatgatctggttctgataggatcttctttctttcccagaATGACATCTTATGAGTGAGCAGAGGCGAGTCTAGAAGATCATCtgacagttggttcttcagaaattctgagattctctaaagaagcagcaacttgatcttctgatcctttgcttctgggttctccaGATTCTGAGTCACAGACTTCaatatctacaaaattctcaaactactttgacttttcaagaccaagcttatcatcaaatctgatgttaattgattcttcaacaatcaatgtttcagtattgtgtactctgtagccttttgagcgttcagaatatccaagaaggaaacacttctgtgccttagaatcaaacttactcagatgatccttagtgttcagaatataacaagtacatccaaaaggatgaaaatatgaaatgttgggctttctgttcttccacaattcataaggagtcttattaagaataggtcttatagagattctatcttgaatataacatgcagtgtttattgcttctgcccagaagtgcttagccatattagtctcattgatcatggttctggccatttcttgtagagtcctattctctCGCTCTACAACTCTattttgctatggagttctagggcaagataaatcatgggcaataccattttctttgaagtactcctcaaagaatctgttctcaaattctccaccatggtcacttctgacctttatgattttacactctttctcagattgaatctgagtgcagaagtcaaagaacactgaatgagactcatcattgtgtttcaagaactttacccatgtccagcggctataatcatctacgatgactaatccatatttattCCCTCTGACAGAacctgttttgactgggccaaacagatcaatgtgcagaagttctagcggcctagaggaagaaacaacattcttagacttgaatgcaggtttggagaactttcccttctgacatgcttcgcaaagagcatctgatttatatgttgttttttattcttcctaaattaattaatttagccgGGGGTTATAAACCTTCGTAGATGGTTTAAAATCATCGCAATTAGCATTGAAAATAAAACATCAAATAAAATTCATGAAGATTTAAAATTGTCGAAAATAACTGTCCAAGGCAGTTAGTCATTGCAATTAGCATTGAAAACAAAACATCAAATAAAATTCATGACGATTTAAAATTTTCGAAAATAATTGTCCAAGGCATTCACAAACTGTCGAAAATATTAACGAGAGTTGGAGTGGCGGTTTTCCAAACTGTCGCAAATCTTGCTGGCGTGACACACTTTTGTGGCAAAACAAAAACTGCTGCAACCCAACTATTGTAGCGTTTCGAATTTACATAGGCTTCCAAAATAACTGTCATTTTTTTCTAGCAGTGAATGCAACCCTTATCACCACAATAAAGATAAATAGATTTAGATGAAATACTCTTTCTATTTATTCTAAGTTGAGTGTTTTTTCTCAAAACCAATCCCTCTTCTACTTGAAGTCATATAAGAGGTAGTAGATAGATAAATAGCTTGTGTCAATTGTTCtttgaaaacttttttccaaattttAAAATTGGATAATTAATGCAATTTAtgtttaatatattttcaacTAAGAGAGATGCATGCCCTTCCTCTAAGGAATCTAAAGAACTATTAAGATCACTATTTTCCTTTCCAAGTTTTGAAATAAGATTTCTTTGAcagaaattttcttaaaagcaTCTAGAGCATCTGCATACATTTCACTGAAATATTTTGACAGTTGTTTATAAAATGGTTTAACTTCAGGATCAAAAATATATACCTTAAAGTCTTCACTTTTCTTGTGTTCCATCAAGCATAGGTTAACACATTCTTCATCAAAACTTAAACCGGAATATGAAGAGGAGCTCTCATATACTTCTTCTCTAGCGATATCGGCTCTATGACCTTTAGCATGTTTGTCCTTTGTCTTGTAGAATTCCTTACCCTTTTTCTTATGATGTTTATTTAGACTAGGACATGTGGTTCTAGGGACCCAATTCTCCGCATTCAAAGCATGTGACATCTTCTTCTTTTATCTTATGTTCCTTCTTGCGCGAATAAGACTTTTTgaagttaatttatttttagtcgGAATGCTTGAGCTTCCTTGTATATTGATTGTAATGTTTTACGAATAACCCCATCTCTTCTTATTTAGAAAAGTATATGTCATAACTATCACCTTAGTCCTTATTTTTTTTTGTCCTTGGCGAAGAAGCTTTCAAGGATAGATCTCGTTTCTCTTCCTTTATCTTATCTTTCTTCTTGACTTTACTTTGCTTTTAGCAAGTCGTTTCAGTTCATTCTCATGTTTGGTGAGCTTTTCAAATAGTTTTGTGATATCCAAAGAACTAAGATAATTTAATTCTTTTATGGCCGTAACATTTGGTTGACATTCTGTGGACTTAGATATCAGAATATTATCAGCACACTCTTTGTTAGAAATGATCTTTCCCAAATTCTTGACTAAATGGAGGAACGAGTCTCCATGGATTCTAAGGATTCCCCAGGTTCCATACGAAAAAGTTCATACCCCTCTATCAACATATTTAGGATATTTATCACTGTCCTTTAAAAAATTATTGTCATCTATTTCATGACTATCAACGCTAAAGATactaccattagtgatccgcatgaaacataaataacttccattataaaaagcattttgaatatcaaaatttgaTAATGAAACATCATGAATCTCTTGAAGCTATCATTCACTTTatgctatgtttgggagtttggaggggaggggaggggaaggcttccaaaaacaaaattttaaaaacatataggaaaatatttgacattttttgaaaaaatgaatttgtttaaaatgataaaagagttattatcattactaaatttttaattaatttcaaaatattataacaacctaaaagatatttggaaaatttatgtaagcccttcaaaaccctccttcaatacaatttgagttccccattttatggggtttttggtgttatgaataaactcaaaccctccaaaaccctcatacccaaaatctttttatctacgccaaatttaagctgtagcagcgcagctactaaagcgcttttagcaaaagcgctctcgtagggctcgctaaaaacaaaattaataaacaaggaaaaatgatgcaaaaaaagcgctctggtagggggagttatgagagcgcttttaaaaagcgctctggtaggggggggtatgagagcgcttttaaaaagcgctctggtaggggggttatgaaagcgcttttaaaagcgctcttatagggtgggtgctacgaaagcgcttttgggataaaagcgctctggtagggggtgttattaaagcgcttttgaaaagagctctggtagcccatttaaaaaattatatattttacaaacacacgcgttttgtttcagatctttcttcttccttcgttgctccgccgtcctctctccgaaaccctagcaacctccgccgttcttcttcctttcagatccaaaacacacgagtttatggtgagttgaggttcgtgttgttgctgagttcggtttcgattctgaatctacaaaccaaaaccgggtgagacctttctgagtttatttcttattctctcttcctctctcaaatttctgaagggtttgtttgattaggaatgtgatgaacaaatgtttgggtttgatgaatgtttgtctagttatgtttgatgatgatttgtgaatggttttgtttctgatgaatggtttgcgtgtatgagaaagatgaacaattagggttttggttagtgtttgcggctgtgtattgtgattgttgttggatgaatatgaacaatgtatttacagtttctggagaggtttttcgaagatgatgaacagaattttttttagggtttttggttgttggctctacggctctacggctgattttttttagggtttttggttgttggctcaattgacttgttcttttatcaaaaactatttttatgtgcatgtggttgttaattgatttcttataaattggtttttgttctggtatagcactatttttattaactattttgtcttttgttcggagatgaggaaatttttggttgatagagaaaatattgagaatgtgaatgttgtgtaaataatcacgtttttctattgtaggttgagcttcaaacagtggatggactggtaaaggatagaacacaatgtgcccctgccgattatgttccacagaatatgaatcaagtaatgtaccccgaagtcttctgtggcaggatcgttcggggtacagttatttgattcatattctgtgacacaatacaacatagctcaggtgactactggttctccactaaagcatcaatacaacatagctccagataatacaggaagcgtacattggttgcataagaactcggaagttgtttcccatttagttgttttggtttagaaatatgtgaattggtttagttgttttggtttagaaatatgtatatatgtattttgatttacattaatggtatataatataatactttttttgtatataatcgatatcgattataatggtatatatcgatttgaaatgataaattataggttcatgaaaaaatactgccaaaaaatagtaaattacaggttctaaaatattgctgccaaaagtgcaggttaagaaataataaaaagcataaaaaaaaaaaaaacgcaacatacgaaagcacttttgaaaaaagcgctcttataggggtgcctaccagagcgctttttcctgaaaagcgctcttaaaggggggcctacaagagcgctttttccagaaaagcgctcttataggggggcctaccagagcgcttttaaaagcgctttcgtagcctatgccagcgctggctttggcagcgctttaaagcgctgttaaaggccaaaaaaagcgcttttaaaagccttgcgcgttgtagtgtctttttcacccaattcctcctattttccaaagccctcccctcccttcccctccaaactcccaaacatagccttaaggtTTGCAAGAGTGTTTGCTATGAAGAGCTCTCTATaatggattgcaagagcaaaaaattatttgaatttaaagtttgtgttcttaaatatttatttgacaaaAAAATCGTTTATTTATCTAACCTTTTTTTGGCTAACCTTTTTTTTATTCATATCATAAACAAATGCAAAAAAAAGCCAGAGAAAATACTCCCACCTCTAATTACTCTTCACACTCCCACCTCAAAGTCATACATCCCTATcatccataatttttttaattaatatttctcaataattaatcaaataaacaaaaacataataaaataaataactttaataaataaaaacaagggTACAGTGATTCCAAAACATCAAACTGTTATGGATCCCTTAACTTTATTATGGCAAAGTCAATGAGATTGCGCACATGGAGTATAACTTAACTTAGGTGGCCAGATCTCTGtatgattaattttttattaatacatGTATCCGATCTATTATTTGTAATGAAATGATTTAGTTTtgcttttgtaattttttttactacATATTGTGAAATTTAATTGGCACAAAAAgcggttatttttaattaaaactagTTTTTCATGCATAAAAGCTTGCACAAATTTCTTAGAGAATTACACTAACTTTGTTCAATAATTTATCCAATTAAACAActaaaaaactatttaattacAATAACTAAAATTggtgaaaatgaaaattacaaattatataatttcaattaaactcgtagataaattaatatttttctatCTTGCATTTAATTGTGAGATAGTTACATTATTTATTGAAGAAGATGTATGTCTCTCGGAAGAAGTTTCACCTTTGTCTCGtatgtttttatataaataacCTGGTTCATGTGGTAGaggtaaaatattattattactcaACATCACAACAATAGATGTCATATTTGGCCTATTGTCAGGATGATGTTGCAAACATAAAAGTCCAATTTGAATGCACCGCAAAACTTCATCTTGAATACATGTGTCTTTCAAACTATCATCAATCAATGAGTACATATCTCCCTCTTTCCACAATCTCCATGCCTACAACAATTTCAGCACAATTATTATCTATTATTTATGTGAAGGAAAAATAGTTGATTTTTTTTAGTGATACTTACATGTCCAATAAGATTATGATCATTTTGATTGTAGTTAAGTGTTCTATTTTTCTTTCCACTTATAAGTTCTAGCAATAAGACACCAAAACTAAATACATCTGATTTAATTGAGAATAATCCGTCAGTAGCATATTCTGGTGCCATATAACCACtgaaaagaaacaaaattaataaatttgaTGTTAAATCAATTACTAGGAGACTTTATCAACTTTTAGGATACTTACTATGTACCAACTATTCGCCTTGTTTCGCCTTCTATTTGATCACCTCCACATATTTTAGCTAGACCAAAATCTGATATTTTTGGATTCATATCTCGGTCTAATAAAATATTACTTGCTTTTAAATCTCTATGTATGATTCTAAACCTTGAGTCTTGATGTAGATAAAGAAGACCTCGGGCAATTCCATACAAAATGTTAAAACGCATAGGCCAATCTAATACTTTACTTTGAATTGGATCtgtcaaaatttctcaataaatttAATTAGTTGTTCTTCCTTTAAAAATGACATATACAAATAATCAAACTTGTATTATGATCAATATTATATTTGAAAGATTACTTACCAAAAATAAATGAATCTAGACTTGTGTTCGACATGTATTCATagatcaacattttttcatcgcTTTCAACACAATAGCCAATTATCTTAATAAGATTTCGATGTTGAAGTTTAGAACATAAAATAACTTCGTTCTTAAATTCATTCAATCCTTGTCCAGAACTCCTTGATAGTCTTTTGACTGCAATTTCTTGACCATCTTGCAACTTACCCTACATTGATGATTGAAAGCAATTTGGTaaacacttcaaatgattttttctttaaccttattaaaatatttgtttaaaatataCCTTGTAAACCGGTCCAAAACCACCTTCGCCTAATTTGTTGGCATTTGTGAAATTATTAGTGGCCTCAAATATTGTAGCAAGATCAAAGCAAGGGAGGTCTAAATCATAATCCTCACCTTCATTATTGTCTTCTGACCAGATGATGAgaacaataatattaaaaaaaaaattaaaaatgttggGTGCAAGTGTGACTGGTTATACCCTACATCATCTATGAATGAGACGAAATATTGGGTATATAAGAGAGGTGACTCATAGGCTTATTGCCTTGAGATTTTTGGTAGATATGTGATATCAATATCTCTTGAATCCTGAAAGTTTTTTTCATTGACACTTCTGATGCTCCCCAGATTTCCCAACAAGTGGTATCTGAACTATGGTTCAAATTAATGGAGAACAGAGAATAGATCAGTGTTTAATCCCGTTATGAAATGTAAATTCTACATcgcttataaatatataaaatattgaatttatAAAAAACTAACTTAAAGTGTACTAAATGAAGAATATATACACTCAAATTATTACTGGAAATGTTTAATCATAAGTCATTAAGGGGTTTAAATGATGTTAAAGCTAcacaatgtttaaaaaaaataaagtatatgCTATGAAATATAAAATACTATAAGGATATGAAAAGTACCTTTGTTCTTTATCTTTTTTCTATAAATGCATAGTGTCAATAGCATCACAGTGAATGCAAAAACAATGATGGAAACTACCAAGATAGCCATTTTTGTATAGTCATGTTTATCACCTGCAATGAAACATTGTGTTCTTTAATTATGTATAGTGACATTATTATGTAAAAGAGTAGTGAATTTGTTACCTATATTTGATCCATCAATTCTAACATATAAGTTTCTCTTAGAATCTGAGTCTCTCAAGTCTTTAAGATCTTTAAACCATATGGAACAACCGCCACTATCTTCATTTGAGGTTAAGCTTGAGTAAGCTGTGCAGGAACAATTTTGCAAACATTTGAGCTTGCAATCATCAAGTGTTATATTTGCATCAACCCATGTATTTGTAGTATCTGGCAATTTCACTCCAGTTACTTTAAGAAAACCATCTCTACCCTTCACTCCACAGCTCCAATTTCCAGTGTGCACACATCCATCTGCCCAGTCCATTGTGTTCCACTGTTGGGGTGATTTTGGCTTAAACCCATCCAAACACTGACAAATTGGTGATGCGTCAATGACGCAATATCCATATGGTCCACATACATTATAAGTATCACAAGTATCATGTGGTAGGTTCAAGTAGTTACTCCATTTTCTAGATTGAGGAATCCATACAAGGCGTTGAAGAATCATACTAGTTTGGTTTAAAACAACTATGGAAATCACAGATTTGTTCTTTAGGGTGAACAAAAAATAAGCTTCATCTTCATTGTTTACAACCTCTGGATTAAAAATTGGGTTAGCCTGCATTCCATAAACTCCGCTAGACTCAGCACCAATCATAGGTCCTGTTCTGTAGAACTCAGTTGAATTACCTTTCAAAAGAACCACTTCAGGATTATTACTAAGACTCATAGATGATGTAAAATCACCTAAAGACGGATCTTCCCAATTTTTCCATGCAGTTTGTACCCTATTAAGACCAGTTCTCTTGTCCCATCCAAGCTTCATTTCGGGTAATAATGTATCAGTAGGATAGTCAAAGCTCTGCCATAAGAAACTTTCAGTGTCCTTCTCATCTCTGATCACTAAATTTCCGTTCTCCAGAAGCTGGACAATTGGAGTCGAAGCCTTCTTCGTTGTGTTTGTTGACCATATAAGAGACTGATTGCTGTTGAGAAGAACGAGATTTCCTTGTTTGTTTATGATCAACTTGCTTGAGTTGTCTTTGATAGGATTATCCCGATTGGCAACCCAAACAACGGTTTTAACCTGGATGTTTTTGTACCAAATTCCAACATATCGGTTCGGAGAATTACCGGGAGTAAAGAAACCCAACTCGAAGGTTTCATCTTTGGAAATCAAGGTGCTTCCATCGGAAAGTGAGTCTGACTGAGTTATAGTATCAGCTGCAGAGGTATTTTTGAACAATAACAATAGTAACACGGATATAGCAAGCATGGTCATTTTGGTTTGTTTCGTGATACAATTGCGGGAACTAATAAGAAGTTTTTCAATACCATGAATTCAGAGGGGCCAATTGTCTTAGGAGGTTGAACTTGTCTTACAAGAAACATGGgaataaaataagaagaaaatacTGTCACTGCAGAAaaggaaaattttaaatattatttcttaCTAACAAACTATATTTATTTAGTGAAAAACGCGTGAATAAAGTCTACGAAAATAGATATAAAATGTAATAATATCAAACCATATCTCATAAGGAAAGTATTAGAAAATTTTATGTAAATAATtaagtttttaaattttaattccaAATTAACTAGTGGTTCAGTTTGAATCAGTTTTGAGGGAAAAATGTATTCGATTCGAAGATAAATTTATTCACAATTCGCTTCTGTTTTGgatgattaattaaaaaaatccgaTCCGATTTGATCCAATTTCATGCGGTTTATTTTGAATCGGTTTTTGGatattcaaattaaaaattttattattgattaagattataaaaatgttaataaataataaatttgatgTAACATATAACATATagcatattaaaaattaatattacaaaatgaGAATGATAGATTACGATTGAAACAAACGAAATAATAAATTAACACAACATCATattattaagaaaataagaatcctcgaataataaattaacacaacatatcatattaataaaacaataaaaaagtataaaatatatacttgcggtttggtttagtttggatcgattttgaaaaatcaatctgAAATCTGATCCGAACCGtgtattgtcacatctcatcacatatatgcacaatacatcattcatcaagcaataaaatcatgattcaaaATAATTGAAggttacacctcatttcatcctttaaacacataggttatctcataaggttc includes these proteins:
- the LOC131617083 gene encoding G-type lectin S-receptor-like serine/threonine-protein kinase At4g27290 isoform X2: MTMLAISVLLLLLFKNTSAADTITQSDSLSDGSTLISKDETFELGFFTPGNSPNRYVGIWYKNIQVKTVVWVANRDNPIKDNSSKLIINKQGNLVLLNSNQSLIWSTNTTKKASTPIVQLLENGNLVIRDEKDTESFLWQSFDYPTDTLLPEMKLGWDKRTGLNRVQTAWKNWEDPSLGDFTSSMSLSNNPEVVLLKGNSTEFYRTGPMIGAESSGVYGMQANPIFNPEVVNNEDEAYFLFTLKNKSVISIVVLNQTSMILQRLVWIPQSRKWSNYLNLPHDTCDTYNVCGPYGYCVIDASPICQCLDGFKPKSPQQWNTMDWADGCVHTGNWSCGVKGRDGFLKVTGVKLPDTTNTWVDANITLDDCKLKCLQNCSCTAYSSLTSNEDSGGCSIWFKDLKDLRDSDSKRNLYVRIDGSNIGDKHDYTKMAILVVSIIVFAFTVMLLTLCIYRKKIKNKDNNEGEDYDLDLPCFDLATIFEATNNFTNANKLGEGGFGPVYKGKLQDGQEIAVKRLSRSSGQGLNEFKNEVILCSKLQHRNLIKIIGYCVESDEKMLIYEYMSNTSLDSFIFDPIQSKVLDWPMRFNILYGIARGLLYLHQDSRFRIIHRDLKASNILLDRDMNPKISDFGLAKICGGDQIEGETRRIVGTYGYMAPEYATDGLFSIKSDVFSFGVLLLELISGKKNRTLNYNQNDHNLIGHAWRLWKEGDMYSLIDDSLKDTCIQDEVLRCIQIGLLCLQHHPDNRPNMTSIVVMLSNNNILPLPHEPGYLYKNIRDKGETSSERHTSSSINNVTISQLNAR
- the LOC131617083 gene encoding G-type lectin S-receptor-like serine/threonine-protein kinase At4g27290 isoform X1 translates to MTMLAISVLLLLLFKNTSAADTITQSDSLSDGSTLISKDETFELGFFTPGNSPNRYVGIWYKNIQVKTVVWVANRDNPIKDNSSKLIINKQGNLVLLNSNQSLIWSTNTTKKASTPIVQLLENGNLVIRDEKDTESFLWQSFDYPTDTLLPEMKLGWDKRTGLNRVQTAWKNWEDPSLGDFTSSMSLSNNPEVVLLKGNSTEFYRTGPMIGAESSGVYGMQANPIFNPEVVNNEDEAYFLFTLKNKSVISIVVLNQTSMILQRLVWIPQSRKWSNYLNLPHDTCDTYNVCGPYGYCVIDASPICQCLDGFKPKSPQQWNTMDWADGCVHTGNWSCGVKGRDGFLKVTGVKLPDTTNTWVDANITLDDCKLKCLQNCSCTAYSSLTSNEDSGGCSIWFKDLKDLRDSDSKRNLYVRIDGSNIGDKHDYTKMAILVVSIIVFAFTVMLLTLCIYRKKIKNKEDNNEGEDYDLDLPCFDLATIFEATNNFTNANKLGEGGFGPVYKGKLQDGQEIAVKRLSRSSGQGLNEFKNEVILCSKLQHRNLIKIIGYCVESDEKMLIYEYMSNTSLDSFIFDPIQSKVLDWPMRFNILYGIARGLLYLHQDSRFRIIHRDLKASNILLDRDMNPKISDFGLAKICGGDQIEGETRRIVGTYGYMAPEYATDGLFSIKSDVFSFGVLLLELISGKKNRTLNYNQNDHNLIGHAWRLWKEGDMYSLIDDSLKDTCIQDEVLRCIQIGLLCLQHHPDNRPNMTSIVVMLSNNNILPLPHEPGYLYKNIRDKGETSSERHTSSSINNVTISQLNAR